Proteins from a single region of Budorcas taxicolor isolate Tak-1 chromosome 7, Takin1.1, whole genome shotgun sequence:
- the LOC128051041 gene encoding protocadherin gamma-A10 — translation MAAQRNRSYLSALVQLCLLLCLSWETEARQIRYSVPEELEKGSFVGNISKDLGLEPRELAERGVRIVSRGRTQLFALNPRSGSLVTANRIDREELCAQSARCLVSFNILVEDRVKLFGVEIEVTDINDNAPQFQAENLDVKINENVAPGMRFPLPEAVDPDVGVNSLQSYQLSSNKHFSLAVQSRVSGVKSPELVLEHALDREEEAMHRLVLTAVDGGDPLRSGTVLISVTVFDTNDNAPVFSLPEYRVSVPENLPVGSRLLTVTATDRDEGANGEVTYSFRKLPDTQLLKFQLNKNTGEIKLSEDLDYEETGFYEIEIQAEDGGAYLATAKVLITIEDVNDNSPEVTITSLFSPLMEDSPLGTVIALLNVHDLDSGQNGQVTCSILGNLPFKLEKSIDSYYRLVTHKVLDREQISSYNITLRATDGGSPPLSTETHFILQVADINDNPPTFSHISYFTYIPENNPRGASIFSVTALDPDSKENAQVIYSLAEDTIQGAPLSSYVSINSDTGVLYALRSFDYEQFRNLKMQVIATDSGDPPLSSNVSLSIFVLDQNDNAPEILYPALPTDGSTGVELAPRSAEPGYLVTKVVAVDRDSGQNAWLSYRLLKASEPGLFLVGLHTGEVRTARALLDRDALKQSLVVVVQDHGQPPLSATVTLTVAVADSIPDVLADLGSLEVPPASDASDLTLYLVVAVAAVSCVFLAFVIVLVALKLRGWHKSRLLQASGGGLGVPASHFVGVDGVRAFLQTYSHEVSLTADSRRSHVIFPQPNYADTLISQESCEKKDPLSLLDDSKFPVEDTPLVPVSSIFAPFLTFKNYD, via the coding sequence ATGGCCGCTCAAAGGAATCGCTCCTACCTCAGCGCGCTGGTCCAGCTCTGCCTTCTCCTCTGTTTGTCGTGGGAGACCGAAGCTCGGCAGATCCGCTACTCGGTTCCCGAGGAGTTAGAGAAAGGCTCTTTTGTGGGCAACATCTCCAAAGACTTGGGACTGGAGCCCCGGGAGCTGGCGGAGCGAGGAGTCCGCATCGTTTCCAGAGGTAGGACGCAGCTCTTTGCTCTGAACCCGCGAAGCGGCAGCTTGGTCACCGCAAACAGGATAGACCGGGAGGAGCTCTGCGCTCAGAGCGCGCGGTGTCTGGTGAGTTTTAACATTCTTGTGGAAGACAGGGTGAAACTTTTCGGAGTAGAAATAGAAGTAACTGATATCAATGATAATGCACCACAATTTCAAGCAGAAAATCTAGatgtaaaaattaatgaaaacgtCGCTCCAGGAATGCGTTTTCCTCTCCCGGAAGCTGTTGATCCTGATGTGGGCGTGAACTCCCTACAGAGCTACCAGCTCAGCTCCAATAAGCACTTCTCTCTGGCAGTTCAAAGCCGTGTCAGTGGCGTTAAGTCCCCTGAGCTGGTGCTGGAGCACGCCCTGGATCGCGAGGAAGAGGCAATGCACCGTCTGGTTCTCACTGCCGTCGACGGGGGAGACCCTCTCCGATCTGGCACTGTCCTTATCAGTGTGACTGTTTTCGATACAAATGACAATGCACCAGTCTTCAGTTTGCCTGAATACCGAGTGAGTGTTCCGGAGAACTTGCCTGTGGGCTCACGGCTGTTGACAGTCACCGCCACCGACAGGGATGAAGGTGCCAATGGAGAAGTGACATATTCATTCCGAAAACTACCTGACACACAATTGTTGAAATTCCAACTAAACAAAAATACTGGGGAAATAAAGCTATCAGAAGATCTAGATTACGAAGAAACAGGTTTCTATGAAATAGAAATACAAGCTGAAGATGGAGGGGCATATCTTGCAACTGCTAAAGTATTGATTACAATAGAAGATGTAAATGACAACAGTCCAGAAGTAACCATCACATCTCTGTTTAGTCCCCTGATGGAAGATTCACCTCTGGGGACTGTTATAGCTCTTTTAAATGTGCATGATCTGGACTCTGGGCAGAATGGACAAGTCACCTGTTCCATATTGGGGAATCTAccatttaaattagaaaaatcgATTGATAGTTATTATAGATTGGTGACACACAAAGTTCTTGACAGGGAACAGATATCCTCTTACAATATCACATTAAGAGCCACAGATGGAGGAAGTCCACCCCTATCAACAGAAACTCACTTCATCCTGCAAGTGGCAGATATCAATGACAACCCACCTACCTTCTCTCACATCTCCTACTTTACCTATATCCCAGAGAACAACCCCAGAGGGGCCTCCATCTTCTCAGTGACTGCACTGGACCCAGACAGCAAAGAAAATGCCCAGGTTATTTACTCCCTGGCTGAAGACACTATCCAGGGGGCACCACTATCCTCCTATGTCTCCATCAATTCTGACACAGGAGTCCTATATGCACTGCGATCCTTCGACTATGAGCAGTTCCGTAATCTGAAGATGCAAGTGATAGCCACTGACAGTGGGGACCCACCACTCAGCTCCAACGTATCACTGAGCATATTCGTGCTGGACCAGAATGACAATGCGCCAGAAATCCTGTATCCTGCCCTCCCTACCGATGGCTCCACAGGCGTGGAACTGGCACCCCGCTCTGCAGAGCCAGGATACCTGGTGACCAAGGTGGTGGCAGTGGACAGAGACTCAGGACAGAACGCCTGGCTGTCCTACCGTCTGCTCAAGGCCAGCGAGCCAGGACTCTTCTTGGTGGGGCTGCACACGGGCGAGGTGCGCACAGCGCGGGCCCTGCTGGACAGAGACGCGCTCAAGCAGAGCCTGGTGGTGGTGGTCCAGGACCACGGCCAGCCCCCTCTCTCTGCCACCGTCACGCTCACAGTGGCTGTGGCCGACAGCATCCCCGATGTCCTTGCTGATCTGGGCAGCTTGGAGGTCCCGCCGGCCTCTGATGCTTCAGACCTCACCCTGTATCTGGTGGTGGCGGTGGCCGCGGTCTCCTGCGTCTTCCTCGCCTTTGTCATTGTACTGGTGGCGCTCAAGCTGAGAGGCTGGCACAAATCACGTCTGCTCCAGGCTTCCGGAGGCGGATTGGGCGTACCAGCCTCGCACTTTGTGGGCGTGGACGGGGTGCGGGCTTTCCTGCAGACCTATTCGCACGAGGTCTCTCTCACCGCGGACTCGCGGAGGAGTCATGTGATCTTTCCGCAACCCAACTACGCGGACACACTTATCAGCCAGGAGAGCTGTGAGAAAAAAGATCCTCTGTCTTTGTTAGATGATTCGAAGTTTCCTGTAGAAGATACCCCTTTGGTGCCAGTGAGTTCTATTTTTGCTCCTTTTCTCACCTTTAAGAATTATGATTAG